One genomic region from Methanocaldococcus fervens AG86 encodes:
- a CDS encoding cysteine-rich small domain-containing protein produces the protein MIELAKNHLKKVLEVCGANRNCEYYPCHFDGQVCLWCFCPFYPCEDEELGEYVERKDGTKVWSCMNCFWVHREEVATEILKEILELTKDKSIDEAIEFLDNHELMLEIKEKVKDKYPNR, from the coding sequence ATGATTGAACTCGCCAAAAACCACTTAAAGAAGGTTTTAGAAGTTTGTGGAGCAAATAGAAATTGTGAATATTATCCATGCCATTTTGATGGTCAAGTTTGCTTATGGTGTTTTTGCCCTTTTTATCCATGTGAGGATGAGGAGTTAGGGGAGTATGTTGAAAGAAAAGATGGAACTAAAGTTTGGAGTTGTATGAATTGTTTTTGGGTTCATAGGGAAGAAGTGGCAACTGAAATTTTAAAAGAGATTTTGGAATTAACTAAAGACAAAAGTATTGATGAGGCTATAGAATTTTTGGATAATCATGAGTTGATGTTAGAAATAAAGGAAAAAGTTAAAGATAAGTATCCAAATAGGTGA
- a CDS encoding class III signal peptide-containing protein, giving the protein MEKLTIIILGIFMLRKKGQISLEFSLLFLAVLLAIIIAVGYPGMFGLKKTVDISSMSLAHAAVSKMKQNIDLVAAADEGTTKIVYIKCPPGHWEANNNVLRFYRNDDVKFNIITNCSSDIALNGNTTISEAKIIGVKIEKVSEDIISVTIYS; this is encoded by the coding sequence TTGGAAAAACTAACAATAATTATTTTGGGGATATTTATGCTTAGAAAAAAAGGTCAGATATCCTTAGAATTTTCTTTACTATTTTTAGCGGTTTTACTTGCGATTATTATTGCCGTTGGTTATCCAGGAATGTTTGGTTTAAAAAAAACAGTTGATATATCTTCTATGAGTTTAGCACATGCTGCAGTATCTAAGATGAAGCAAAATATAGATTTAGTAGCTGCAGCAGATGAAGGAACCACAAAAATTGTTTACATAAAATGTCCTCCAGGACATTGGGAAGCTAATAATAATGTCTTACGTTTCTACCGTAATGACGATGTTAAATTCAACATTATAACAAATTGCAGTTCCGATATTGCTTTAAATGGAAATACAACGATTTCTGAAGCAAAGATAATCGGTGTAAAAATAGAAAAAGTTAGTGAAGATATCATAAGCGTTACCATATACTCATAA
- the prf1 gene encoding peptide chain release factor aRF-1, translated as MASSDSKQLYLFKKMLKELKTKKGKGTELISLYIPAGRRISDVAQHLREEMSQASNIKSKSTRKNVQSAIEAILQRLKLLKEPLEKGVVIFAGMIPRSGPGTEKMETYVIEPPEPIKTYIYRCDSEFYLEPLEEFLEEKDVYGIILVDRNEATIALVKGRNINILKRLTSGVPGKFKAGGQSARRLERLIDLAAHEFLQRVGQKANEQFLPLLQEKKLKGILVGGPGHTKNEFVEGDYLHHELKKIVLDTFDLCYTEEFGIRELLEKAAPLLKDVELMKEREAVQRFLKELVKEDGGLACYGEKEVLEALMMGAVDTLIVSEELEKYKVKIACNNCDYLEEKIVTKLELIKLEEELKNAQCPKCGGALSIIEEKDYIEYLSELCEQSGTKLITVSSETEEGAMILNAFKGIAAILRYKIHQ; from the coding sequence ATGGCATCAAGTGATTCAAAACAATTATATTTATTTAAAAAAATGTTGAAAGAATTAAAAACAAAAAAAGGTAAAGGTACTGAGCTTATTAGCTTATATATACCCGCAGGAAGAAGAATTTCTGACGTAGCCCAGCATTTAAGAGAAGAAATGTCACAGGCATCAAACATTAAAAGTAAAAGTACAAGAAAAAATGTTCAATCGGCAATAGAAGCAATATTGCAGAGGTTAAAATTATTGAAAGAGCCATTAGAAAAGGGAGTTGTTATATTTGCAGGAATGATTCCAAGAAGCGGTCCAGGAACAGAAAAGATGGAAACTTATGTTATAGAGCCACCAGAACCTATAAAAACATACATCTATAGATGTGATTCAGAATTCTACTTAGAGCCGTTAGAAGAGTTTTTAGAAGAGAAGGACGTTTATGGAATAATATTGGTTGATAGAAACGAGGCTACAATAGCCTTGGTTAAAGGTAGAAACATAAACATCCTAAAAAGGCTAACAAGTGGAGTTCCTGGAAAGTTCAAAGCAGGAGGGCAGTCAGCAAGGAGATTAGAAAGGCTTATTGATTTAGCTGCCCATGAATTCTTACAGAGAGTTGGACAGAAGGCAAATGAGCAATTTCTTCCATTATTGCAGGAGAAAAAACTTAAAGGAATTTTAGTTGGAGGACCAGGGCATACTAAAAACGAGTTTGTTGAAGGGGATTATTTACATCATGAGCTTAAAAAGATTGTATTGGATACGTTTGATTTATGCTATACAGAGGAGTTTGGTATAAGGGAACTTTTAGAGAAAGCAGCCCCATTATTGAAGGATGTTGAATTGATGAAAGAAAGAGAAGCTGTTCAAAGATTCTTAAAAGAGTTAGTTAAAGAGGACGGAGGATTAGCATGTTATGGAGAAAAAGAGGTTTTAGAGGCTTTAATGATGGGAGCTGTTGATACTCTAATTGTTTCTGAGGAGTTAGAGAAATACAAGGTAAAAATAGCATGTAACAACTGTGATTATTTGGAAGAAAAGATTGTTACAAAACTCGAGCTTATTAAATTAGAGGAAGAGCTTAAAAATGCCCAATGTCCAAAATGTGGAGGAGCTTTAAGCATTATTGAGGAGAAAGACTATATTGAATACCTATCAGAGTTGTGTGAGCAGAGTGGAACTAAGCTCATAACCGTTTCATCAGAAACAGAAGAAGGAGCTATGATTTTAAATGCATTTAAAGGAATTGCGGCCATATTAAGATACAAGATTCATCAATAA
- the larE gene encoding ATP-dependent sacrificial sulfur transferase LarE, with translation MIYLKQPLLNKLKNNLKKKFENKRVIVAYSGGIDSLLLSILLSEITETLCVFIKTPYISEWALNNAITNAEKYGLNLKVVEVNKIIKNVPERCYLCKKMFFDILNKEKEKYKYDFVVDGTNYDDLFEDRPGLKAKEEFNVISPFVDFKIGKKDILNIAKELNINIPPKETCLLTRFEFNREISIEDLKKIEELEEFLRNYVNGAIRVRDHKDIAVIEIESGFDEILRKKDKIVKKFKDYGFKKVCLNLEAY, from the coding sequence GTGATATATTTGAAACAGCCTTTATTAAATAAATTGAAAAATAACCTCAAAAAGAAATTTGAAAACAAAAGAGTTATTGTTGCCTATTCTGGAGGAATAGACAGCTTACTTTTATCTATATTGTTATCTGAAATCACTGAAACTCTATGTGTTTTTATAAAAACTCCTTATATTTCAGAATGGGCTTTAAATAATGCAATTACAAACGCAGAAAAATATGGCTTAAATTTAAAAGTTGTTGAAGTTAATAAAATCATTAAAAATGTTCCAGAAAGATGTTATTTATGCAAAAAAATGTTTTTTGATATATTAAATAAAGAGAAAGAAAAATATAAATACGATTTTGTTGTAGATGGAACTAATTACGATGATTTATTTGAGGATAGGCCTGGATTAAAAGCTAAAGAAGAATTTAATGTAATCTCTCCATTTGTGGATTTTAAAATTGGTAAAAAAGATATTTTAAATATAGCTAAAGAACTAAATATCAACATCCCTCCAAAGGAAACATGTTTATTGACGAGATTTGAATTTAATAGAGAAATTTCAATTGAAGATTTAAAAAAGATTGAAGAATTGGAAGAATTTTTAAGAAATTATGTAAATGGGGCTATAAGAGTTAGAGATCATAAAGATATTGCAGTTATTGAAATTGAAAGTGGATTTGATGAAATACTCAGAAAAAAAGATAAAATTGTAAAAAAATTTAAAGATTATGGTTTTAAAAAAGTTTGTTTAAATTTGGAAGCTTATTGA
- a CDS encoding A24 family peptidase C-terminal domain-containing protein, with product MDLLGIVYIVNFILLILASITDIGERIIPHKYTIAMIIMNLAVGYYYFGFDAIVAFFSTFILCLILSIGMGGGDVKLFTALAPIFAYPNSFVFYIPKYILYLIAISMFIAAIFPMFKILIRYWRDILPSACYLTMIIGILYYFINIYKIPYASIVVWTYIIISIFISRKFPKYKDYTKKLGYLFPVYLIFLYIFDTSYFINYNILVTSIIYLCEIILISVVIYALTGVETSDKKSVEELEEGDILRDVIIIGKDNNVEVKNLNIMKRIKFLLEHEIKKDEKEIILTDGEGLSKEDIEKIKRLHREGKIPDSLNVIKTYPFVPFVVVGYLITLMLISFSII from the coding sequence GTGGATTTATTGGGCATAGTTTATATTGTTAATTTTATTTTACTTATTTTGGCATCTATCACGGATATTGGAGAGAGGATTATTCCACATAAATATACAATCGCCATGATTATAATGAATTTAGCTGTTGGCTATTATTATTTTGGATTTGATGCTATTGTTGCATTCTTCTCCACTTTTATTTTATGCTTAATATTAAGTATAGGGATGGGGGGAGGAGATGTTAAGCTATTCACAGCCTTAGCTCCTATTTTTGCATATCCAAATTCTTTTGTATTTTATATTCCAAAATACATCCTTTACTTAATAGCAATAAGTATGTTTATTGCTGCAATTTTTCCAATGTTTAAGATTTTAATCAGGTATTGGAGAGATATACTACCTTCAGCATGTTATTTAACTATGATTATTGGCATTTTATACTATTTCATAAATATCTACAAAATTCCATACGCTTCAATAGTTGTGTGGACTTATATTATAATTTCCATATTTATTTCAAGAAAGTTTCCAAAGTATAAGGATTATACAAAAAAATTAGGGTATCTCTTCCCAGTTTATTTGATATTCCTTTATATCTTTGATACATCTTACTTTATTAATTACAATATATTGGTAACCTCAATAATATACCTTTGCGAGATAATACTAATATCTGTAGTGATTTACGCCCTTACGGGAGTGGAAACCTCAGATAAAAAATCTGTTGAAGAGTTAGAGGAGGGGGATATTCTAAGGGATGTAATAATTATAGGTAAGGATAATAATGTTGAAGTAAAAAATTTAAATATTATGAAAAGGATAAAATTTCTATTAGAACATGAAATTAAAAAAGATGAAAAAGAAATAATATTAACCGATGGTGAAGGGCTTTCCAAAGAAGATATCGAAAAAATAAAAAGACTTCACAGGGAGGGGAAAATTCCTGATAGTTTAAATGTTATAAAGACATATCCGTTTGTTCCATTTGTTGTTGTTGGTTATTTGATAACATTGATGTTGATATCATTCTCTATAATATAA
- a CDS encoding DUF515 domain-containing protein, which yields MVDASKIKSLKQKSKKTIGETMKFKRAMLIVLIAILTVASGFLLYNIYKDMQLQKIKEYELQKKLLEDKKANAKNTINELFKDYPNDKEKLLYISKINSATSSEEIDKILDSAHEYIKLKTYKEEVINSIKNTYGDYYIQSLNAQNAVLKIESAESIDEINSIINSLDIESDLRNTIVKNIERTLSSGDKYYYLKSEKKFVTRDYILRYIKTANINELKDLKIERVAELSAVSVVLSPEQMPEFPKSGNIINIYNKNNGTLITSAIVDSAYLIIKDVKYSESKNVESSVSRYGNEIDKSATSNIDYSLNNLPGVLHATVIGRLDYNDIVNMFGDYGFRLYKLEKETQILDNSIKYLVVIRAPEDSVENLAKEKTENLFISVVKYGGNYE from the coding sequence ATGGTGGATGCTTCAAAAATTAAATCGTTAAAACAAAAAAGTAAAAAAACCATTGGAGAAACAATGAAATTTAAACGAGCTATGTTGATTGTGTTGATTGCAATTTTGACTGTAGCTTCCGGATTTTTATTGTACAACATATACAAAGACATGCAATTGCAAAAGATAAAAGAGTATGAATTGCAGAAAAAATTATTGGAAGACAAAAAAGCCAATGCTAAAAATACGATTAACGAGTTATTCAAAGATTATCCAAACGACAAAGAAAAACTCCTTTATATTTCAAAAATAAATAGTGCAACGAGTTCTGAAGAAATAGATAAAATTTTAGATAGTGCTCACGAGTACATAAAATTAAAAACATACAAGGAGGAAGTTATTAACAGTATTAAAAATACTTATGGAGATTATTACATTCAGAGCTTAAATGCTCAAAATGCCGTATTAAAAATAGAGTCAGCAGAGAGTATTGATGAGATAAATAGCATCATAAATAGCCTTGATATAGAATCAGATTTGAGAAATACCATAGTAAAAAATATTGAAAGAACCCTTAGTAGTGGTGACAAATACTACTATCTAAAATCAGAAAAGAAATTTGTTACCAGAGATTATATTTTGAGATATATAAAAACTGCAAATATTAACGAGCTAAAAGACTTGAAAATTGAAAGAGTAGCTGAACTTAGTGCAGTTTCAGTGGTTTTATCGCCAGAGCAAATGCCAGAATTCCCAAAAAGTGGAAATATCATAAATATTTACAATAAAAATAATGGTACTCTAATTACCTCAGCAATAGTAGATTCAGCTTATTTAATAATAAAAGATGTGAAGTATTCTGAAAGTAAGAACGTTGAAAGCAGTGTTTCGAGATATGGAAATGAAATCGATAAATCCGCAACTTCAAATATTGATTACTCATTAAACAACCTTCCAGGAGTATTGCATGCGACTGTTATAGGAAGATTGGACTATAACGATATTGTGAATATGTTTGGTGACTATGGATTTAGATTGTATAAGTTAGAAAAAGAAACTCAGATATTGGATAATAGTATTAAATATTTGGTAGTGATTCGTGCTCCAGAAGACTCTGTAGAGAACCTTGCTAAAGAAAAAACAGAAAATCTGTTTATATCTGTGGTAAAATACGGTGGTAATTATGAATAG
- a CDS encoding single-stranded-DNA-specific exonuclease RecJ, giving the protein MMEKLNEIEKVTKAIKEKILNHTGYIRVITHHDTDGLSSGGILAKMLMRTNKLFHLTVVEHLSKEVIEKLAKENEVNRPLFIFADMGSGQIEDIIKHDFNAIILDHHPPVVKDSFVNENIIQLNPHIFGIDGAREITASGVCYLVAREFGYYDLSVLAIAGIIGDMQYNPLLGLNKFIVNEAREYRYIKIISDIIYNIYNVEIYKAIAYCTKPYIPELASEVKAFKFLKEIGIDPNKKELDEADRKKLLSAIIFKYPKIENLIIDRYLIEHKVKDAFLLSEMLNAVGRNGLFAVGIGICLEDDECIKIGNEVLWEYKKNLVNELKNVKLKKLNNIYYFEGKKGMIGVIASILVEDKPVIGYHIEGDIAKFSARGNKELVNRGLNLSVAMAVAKEFGGNGGGHNVASGAVVPKDKVKEFLKRVDEIIGEQLSK; this is encoded by the coding sequence ATGATGGAAAAACTTAACGAAATAGAAAAAGTTACTAAGGCAATTAAAGAGAAAATATTGAACCACACTGGGTATATTAGAGTTATAACTCACCATGATACCGATGGGTTGAGTAGTGGAGGGATATTAGCTAAAATGCTAATGAGAACAAACAAGTTGTTTCATTTAACTGTTGTTGAGCATTTATCAAAAGAAGTTATTGAAAAATTGGCTAAAGAAAATGAGGTAAATAGGCCACTTTTTATATTTGCAGATATGGGGAGTGGGCAGATAGAAGATATAATAAAGCATGACTTTAACGCTATAATATTGGATCATCATCCTCCAGTTGTAAAAGATAGCTTTGTTAATGAAAATATCATTCAGCTAAATCCTCACATCTTTGGAATAGATGGAGCGAGGGAAATAACAGCTAGTGGAGTTTGTTATTTGGTAGCGAGAGAGTTTGGATACTATGATTTAAGCGTCTTAGCAATAGCTGGAATTATTGGGGACATGCAATACAATCCTCTTTTGGGATTAAATAAGTTTATAGTGAATGAGGCAAGGGAGTATAGATATATCAAAATAATTAGCGATATAATCTATAACATATACAACGTAGAAATTTATAAGGCAATTGCATATTGCACTAAACCATATATTCCAGAGTTAGCCTCTGAAGTAAAGGCATTTAAGTTTTTAAAAGAGATTGGCATCGATCCAAATAAAAAAGAATTAGACGAAGCTGATAGAAAAAAGCTTTTATCTGCAATAATCTTCAAATATCCAAAAATTGAAAATTTAATAATTGATAGGTATTTAATTGAGCATAAGGTTAAAGATGCGTTTTTATTGTCTGAAATGTTGAATGCAGTTGGCAGAAATGGATTGTTTGCAGTTGGTATTGGGATATGCTTAGAGGATGATGAGTGTATAAAAATTGGTAATGAGGTCTTATGGGAGTATAAAAAGAATTTAGTTAATGAGCTTAAAAATGTCAAACTAAAAAAATTAAATAATATTTATTACTTTGAAGGTAAAAAAGGAATGATTGGTGTTATTGCCTCAATATTGGTTGAGGATAAACCAGTTATTGGATACCATATTGAAGGAGATATAGCCAAGTTCTCTGCAAGAGGAAATAAAGAGCTCGTAAATAGGGGTTTAAATTTAAGTGTGGCTATGGCAGTTGCAAAAGAATTTGGTGGTAACGGAGGAGGGCATAACGTTGCCTCTGGAGCCGTAGTCCCAAAAGATAAAGTGAAAGAGTTTTTAAAGAGAGTAGATGAGATTATTGGAGAACAATTGAGCAAATAA
- the nrdD gene encoding anaerobic ribonucleoside-triphosphate reductase — protein sequence MISIKDFTAKATEFYVIKRNRKKEKFDINKLAKSLINSGVNYNDLDQIISEVTTKIYNGISTDELKDIVYNVLKKIDKDVAENYRRGVILKVRTSEKEFEPFNKEKIVKALIREAGADKETAQKIADEVERELKKLKVKYLTAPMIREIVNYKLIEYGFEDLRHKHTRLGMPVYDITKLIKSGSRENANLMYNPESIHKWVADETMKQYALLAIFPKHIADAHIKGDIHLHDLEYGATRPVCLQHDLRPFFKYGLKVDGTGLHTSVSKPAKHPEVAIQHAAKVMMASQTNMSGGQSIDEFNVWLAPYVRGLSYERIKQLMQMFIYELNQMYVARGGQVIFSSINCELEIPEFLKDKPAVVAGTTRGTYEEYEEEARLILEALVDVMMEGDAMGKPFLFPNFIIKLRENAFKDENKELMYKIHKLSAKFGTPYFINMLPEWQEVNTNAMGCRTRLTSNWTGNPEIDTLRTGNMQWYTLNLPRIAYEADGDDDRLFEILEERLELLKEALLIKHEITLERLYVDGLMPFLTQKFDGEPYYRYDNTTKTFGFVGLNEMLKYHLGEELHDSKEAVKFGERVIGFIREYADKLKEETGLRFTVTQTPAESTAGRFARLDYKYYKNQAETVVRGDLNDVETLYYTNSSHVRVDAPITLGEKVKIEEKFHPLCNGGHIMHVWNIESAADPDVLMNITRKITKTDIGFWTYTKNLSVCNKCGASAGGLRDRCVNCGSEDVAKFSRITGYLQNISNWNKAKQKELEDRRLPKI from the coding sequence ATGATAAGTATTAAAGATTTTACCGCAAAAGCTACGGAATTCTACGTAATAAAAAGGAATAGGAAAAAGGAGAAATTTGATATAAACAAATTGGCTAAATCCTTAATAAATAGTGGGGTAAATTATAACGACTTAGATCAAATAATATCTGAAGTTACCACTAAAATTTACAATGGAATATCTACTGATGAACTAAAAGACATTGTTTATAATGTTTTGAAAAAAATAGATAAAGATGTGGCTGAAAATTACAGGAGAGGGGTTATATTAAAAGTTAGAACATCAGAAAAAGAATTTGAACCGTTTAATAAAGAAAAAATAGTAAAAGCATTGATTAGAGAAGCTGGAGCAGATAAAGAAACAGCTCAAAAGATAGCTGATGAGGTAGAGAGGGAGCTAAAAAAATTGAAGGTTAAATATTTAACTGCACCAATGATTAGAGAGATTGTTAATTACAAACTAATAGAATATGGATTTGAAGATTTAAGGCATAAACACACAAGGTTGGGAATGCCCGTCTATGATATAACCAAGCTAATAAAAAGCGGTTCGAGGGAAAACGCCAATCTAATGTATAATCCAGAATCAATTCACAAATGGGTTGCTGACGAAACAATGAAACAATATGCATTATTGGCGATATTTCCAAAGCATATAGCCGATGCCCATATAAAGGGAGATATACACTTACATGATTTGGAGTATGGAGCAACAAGACCTGTTTGCTTGCAACATGATTTAAGGCCATTCTTTAAATATGGTTTAAAGGTTGATGGAACTGGGTTGCATACAAGCGTTTCAAAACCAGCAAAGCATCCTGAGGTAGCTATTCAGCATGCAGCAAAGGTAATGATGGCTTCCCAGACAAATATGAGTGGAGGGCAGAGTATAGATGAATTTAACGTTTGGCTTGCTCCTTATGTTAGAGGGTTGAGTTATGAAAGGATAAAACAGTTAATGCAGATGTTCATCTATGAATTAAATCAAATGTATGTGGCAAGAGGAGGACAGGTTATATTTAGTAGTATAAACTGCGAATTAGAAATTCCAGAGTTTTTAAAGGATAAACCAGCTGTAGTAGCAGGAACTACAAGAGGAACTTATGAAGAGTATGAGGAAGAGGCAAGATTGATTTTAGAAGCTTTAGTTGATGTGATGATGGAAGGAGATGCAATGGGAAAACCATTCCTATTTCCAAACTTTATAATTAAGTTGAGAGAAAATGCTTTTAAAGATGAAAATAAAGAACTTATGTATAAAATACACAAATTATCAGCTAAATTTGGAACTCCTTACTTTATAAACATGCTTCCTGAGTGGCAGGAAGTAAATACAAACGCAATGGGTTGTAGAACAAGATTAACATCCAATTGGACAGGAAATCCAGAAATTGATACCTTAAGAACTGGAAACATGCAATGGTATACTTTGAATTTGCCAAGAATTGCCTATGAAGCTGATGGAGATGACGATAGATTGTTTGAAATTTTAGAAGAGAGGTTAGAGTTATTAAAAGAGGCTTTATTAATAAAACATGAAATTACCTTAGAAAGGTTGTATGTAGATGGATTAATGCCATTCCTAACCCAGAAGTTTGATGGAGAGCCATATTACAGGTATGACAATACTACAAAGACATTTGGTTTTGTTGGTTTGAATGAGATGCTTAAATATCATTTAGGTGAGGAGTTGCATGATTCAAAAGAGGCAGTTAAGTTTGGTGAGAGAGTTATTGGATTCATAAGGGAATACGCGGATAAGTTGAAGGAAGAGACTGGTTTAAGATTTACTGTTACACAAACACCAGCCGAATCTACTGCAGGAAGGTTTGCAAGGCTGGATTACAAATACTACAAAAATCAGGCTGAGACTGTTGTTAGAGGAGATTTAAATGATGTTGAAACTTTATATTACACTAACTCATCCCATGTTAGGGTAGATGCTCCAATAACTTTAGGAGAAAAAGTTAAAATAGAGGAGAAGTTCCACCCTCTCTGTAATGGAGGGCATATAATGCATGTTTGGAATATCGAGAGTGCTGCAGATCCTGATGTGTTAATGAATATAACAAGGAAAATAACTAAAACAGATATTGGCTTTTGGACTTATACAAAAAATCTGAGTGTATGTAATAAATGTGGAGCTAGTGCTGGAGGGTTAAGAGATAGATGTGTAAACTGTGGCTCTGAAGATGTTGCTAAGTTTAGTAGAATAACAGGATATTTACAAAATATTTCAAACTGGAATAAAGCTAAGCAAAAAGAGTTAGAAGATAGAAGATTGCCAAAAATCTAA
- a CDS encoding DUF166 domain-containing protein: protein MKVAILSDGAYGERAYKTIKSKFPCEFIVVKYHGDFDEITISEEILKNLKNYNLFLCYTLNPDLTYELVKKIKELNSKAFILIGAWKGEGFKKQLESFGNAFCPHIMCDIDENELKDYLNKYPQLKKFLKYFGKPKVKLYIKNKKIKNIEVFREAPCGSTSETLKEFIGKEFNDKTLTDIGLRVQHFCRAGKIRIFVEKEGKKTKAGRILVNGIQIVNETF, encoded by the coding sequence GTGAAAGTAGCTATTTTGAGTGATGGAGCTTATGGGGAAAGAGCTTACAAAACAATTAAATCAAAATTCCCCTGCGAGTTTATAGTAGTTAAATACCATGGAGATTTTGATGAAATAACAATAAGCGAAGAAATACTTAAAAATTTAAAAAATTATAATCTATTTTTATGCTATACCTTAAACCCTGATTTAACTTATGAACTCGTTAAAAAGATAAAAGAGCTTAACAGTAAAGCCTTTATACTTATTGGAGCATGGAAAGGAGAAGGATTCAAAAAACAGTTGGAAAGTTTTGGAAATGCCTTCTGCCCACATATAATGTGTGATATTGATGAAAATGAATTGAAAGATTATTTAAATAAATATCCTCAACTAAAGAAATTTTTAAAATACTTTGGAAAGCCAAAGGTTAAACTTTACATTAAAAATAAAAAAATTAAAAATATTGAGGTTTTTAGGGAAGCTCCGTGTGGTTCAACATCTGAAACATTAAAAGAGTTCATTGGAAAAGAATTTAATGATAAAACTCTAACAGATATTGGTTTGAGAGTTCAACACTTTTGCAGGGCTGGAAAAATAAGGATTTTTGTAGAAAAGGAAGGAAAGAAAACAAAAGCTGGAAGGATTTTAGTTAATGGTATTCAAATAGTCAATGAAACTTTTTGA
- a CDS encoding class III signal peptide-containing protein, with product MKLKTKLIGLKKAQISLEFSFLFFAILLTSLVTISLYLSQNLSEDDLVINDVENAAKNAIILANSGYNGMNPNITIIYGGISWSDDKKTIYIYLSPKPYITQEIKNFVIGYIYNTTNTNKDKYNIIINP from the coding sequence ATGAAACTTAAGACTAAACTAATAGGTTTAAAAAAAGCTCAAATATCTTTAGAATTCTCATTTTTATTCTTTGCAATACTTTTAACATCCCTCGTGACAATTAGTCTCTATCTCTCACAGAATCTATCGGAAGATGATCTAGTTATAAATGATGTAGAAAATGCAGCAAAAAATGCCATAATTTTGGCAAATTCTGGATACAATGGAATGAATCCAAATATAACTATAATATATGGGGGAATTTCGTGGTCAGACGATAAAAAAACTATATATATCTACCTTTCTCCAAAGCCTTATATTACTCAAGAGATAAAAAATTTTGTTATAGGCTATATCTACAACACCACAAATACAAATAAAGACAAATACAACATAATAATAAACCCTTAA
- the mptB gene encoding dihydroneopterin 2',3'-cyclic phosphate phosphodiesterase, translating to MERLIKLAEQIKDEELRRKVIEFLKNPKATHPGVVDTGISVEESPASINWHHRYEGGLIEHTLSVTKISLKMADVLEEVYGVKVNRDYIIAGALLHDIMKPYNYIRKEDGTFDHYDMFNLDHLTLAVAELYKREFPIEVIKIVASHHGEHSPTRPNSIEAYIVHYADEADSKINDVAVRVCQARSRDLGVSEQEIYKAVNPLKVYEVRSREGKLKTIEFLKDILKSIGIIDEDEKKEENKEI from the coding sequence ATGGAAAGGTTGATAAAACTTGCAGAGCAGATAAAAGATGAAGAATTAAGAAGAAAGGTTATTGAATTTCTAAAAAATCCCAAAGCAACACATCCTGGGGTTGTAGATACAGGGATTAGTGTTGAAGAGTCTCCAGCAAGTATAAATTGGCATCATAGATATGAGGGTGGGCTAATAGAGCATACGCTATCTGTAACAAAAATTTCCCTAAAAATGGCTGATGTTTTAGAGGAAGTTTATGGGGTTAAGGTTAACAGAGATTATATAATTGCTGGAGCTCTATTACACGATATAATGAAACCATACAACTATATAAGAAAAGAGGATGGTACTTTTGATCACTACGATATGTTTAATTTAGACCATTTAACATTAGCTGTTGCTGAACTCTACAAAAGAGAGTTTCCAATTGAAGTTATTAAAATAGTAGCCTCACACCATGGAGAACACTCCCCAACAAGACCAAACTCTATAGAGGCATATATAGTGCATTATGCAGATGAAGCAGATTCAAAAATTAACGACGTTGCCGTTAGGGTTTGCCAGGCAAGAAGTAGGGATTTAGGAGTTTCTGAACAGGAGATTTATAAAGCAGTTAATCCCCTAAAGGTTTATGAAGTGAGAAGCAGGGAAGGGAAGCTAAAAACCATAGAATTTTTAAAAGATATTTTAAAGTCAATTGGTATTATTGATGAAGATGAGAAAAAAGAAGAAAACAAAGAAATTTAA